One genomic window of Daphnia pulex isolate KAP4 chromosome 12, ASM2113471v1 includes the following:
- the LOC124208878 gene encoding uncharacterized protein LOC124208878: protein MMYTTENGSFFIENMLSEISVFSYSNLPNWGFSRPLGYVLKNKRGLFGCFTLHSGKACYVKFTPYSIKFSSNQRGVAYVIDEAGVRTCWESFKSFEELISERDNMWKKIDLHQVIMQRPCGCPASSFFHHMSSKEMWNSKSEEKEIRIERNGLRFYSEQAS from the exons ATGATGTACACCACAGAAAACGgctcattttttattgaaaatatgcTTTCGGAAATCTCTGTATTTTCTTACAGCAACTTGCCGAATTGGGGATTCTCGCGTCCTTTGGGATATGTGCTAAAGAACAAACGAGGATTGTTCGGATGTTTCACTCTTCACTCTGGAAAGGCTTG tTATGTCAAATTTACGCCCTACTCAATCAAATTCTCGAGTAATCAACGTGGAGTCGCATATGTGATTGACGAAGCTGGCGTCCGTACTTGTTGGGAATCCTTCAAATCATTCGAGGAACTGATCTCAGAGAGAGATAATATGTGGAAAAAGATTGATTTGCATCAAGTTATCATGCAGAGACCTTGCGGCTGTCCGGCTTCGTCGTTCTTCCATCACATGTCATCCAAAGAAATGTGGAATTCCAAgtctgaagaaaaagaaatccg CATCGAGCGAAACGGCCTGAGATTCTATTCTGAACAAGCGAGTTAA